DNA sequence from the Vicia villosa cultivar HV-30 ecotype Madison, WI linkage group LG3, Vvil1.0, whole genome shotgun sequence genome:
aaaaccctcattcaatacaatttttgagttccccattttatgggatttttggtattatgaataaactcaaaccctccaaaactctcctacccaaaatctttttatcattttcactCAATCCTTCCTATTtcactcccaaacatagcctaaaggaTTTAATTGATTTGCACcaacagtataaaaatattttaattttttccctTAATCTCAATGGTTGAATGTGATCAACCCATGTTTGAGAAATGTCAAATTGAAAATTAACTTCTAACGCCAAACAGGTTTTCCATATCAACAAAGATAATTACAACTCACTTTTAAATAAGTAATAACATTAGTTTTTTACATGTAATTCCCTTTAACTAAAATTAAATTGTTATCATAGACCTAAAATCATTCCCAAGTAGTATCCATATCCTTATTAATAATCACTTCTAAAAATAATTGGCCCGCTTATAGGATGTAGAAATCAAAAAAAATCTGTTCTAAAGAAAAAAAGTGGCCCCTTAATTCTTATTTTAGATAAGTCAACGAGGTATAATAGTATTTGAATACAGTTAAATACATAACTctgaaaaaaaaatagaacatgTTCATAAACCACTACCAAATAATAGAAAACGAGCTTATTTGCTTGTATATGAACACTTTTAGTTGCAAACTTTGTTAGACAACAATATAACTTCCTTCTCTACATCATAATCCTTTTCGAGTTGACAAATGTCGAAATTAAAAATGAAACAGTAtctaaattgaaaaagaaaagaacaatgtCCAGGTGAATAATTGACATAATTGACATGAAACTTTACTGATTTTGACCCTTTAAATGAAACTCACAGCTTTGTACAAAATTCCAATCGTATTAGAAGAGTTCAAAGACAAATTTGCACAGTTCTATAAATAAATCATTTACATGTCGTAAGCATGGAGTTGATGACATGCAATAAAAGGCGGGTACTTGAAAGATCAGCACCGGAGATTGTAGGCAAGCTACGTTGATGATTCAGTATTTGATAGACTTGTTCGAATATGGGCCGGACATGCATTGTTATCATGGGATCCGAGGGATTAATGGCAGTAGCCACATCTGTCATCCATGCGATCTTTCGGGACATGTCGTTGTTAATATCACACGCCAACTGCTGCAAAAGAGAAAGCACTACACCTTGGCTTAAGGGAAGAGGAACCATTGTCAAAAGTCTATGTAAATCAACCTGCACATCAAAAATGAAGTGATTCTCCCAATGGTCAATTGCACAATACACAACAGCAAAAGAGACTCAATCTAATGCTTGGCTGAAATAAGGGCCAATAAAATGCTATAAATTAAGATAATGCTCTCAGAATGAAGTCTATTTAAACCACTCCCTCGCAAAGATATTCCCGATAGTGTACCAAACAAACCACTCGTCTTAGCGTAATGTAGGTTCTATTTGaatatttgcagtaaggtgaaaGGAGAGCTTtcctcaacaacaacaattccaaaACAAAGGAAAATGTGATAGGGAGAACTGCAAGATAATGATTGACTGGAAAAATGTCGACAATTCATATATATGCCACaaatcagaaacctaactcaagCTGAACTAGATTACAAACAACTGACTTTTGGGCTATGTTTGGATATTTTAAAAGAACAATGCGGAATAGAAAGGAGCAGAGTGGAATGAAGCGGAATGGAACAGAGCAGATTAACAGTTCCTGGTTccgttccattgtttggatattttaagACGGATAAAGTTGTTTTCTCATTCCGCCAAAATCAGAAAGTAAGAAAATGAAGGAAAGTGAAGAATAGATACCACTCCATTCGACTTCAATCCATTTGATTTTAACTAATCCAAACAATGGAGTTTTGTCCATTCCATTTTCATTCCGTCAATTCAAACAAAGCCTTGGGCCGTTTTACACAACTTCCTTTTCAGAAGATAGTGTTTGGCTGGGTTTATTTCATTGTTTGGCTCATTCTTTTGAAAGAGGAGAATCAAAATTACTCATCAATTCGTGGTCTCTAGAGATTTCGATGAGAGATGTATTATAAATTTTAGAAGATTGACTAAAATATCCTTACATTAAATGTCCCATGATATCTTACAAAGGTTTAAAGTAATAAATTCCCCACATTAAAATCCCTCCTCTCAACTAAATAAAATATCTCATTGAATGCTTACCCTCTGCTCCATTAAAATCTCTACACACCCTAATCCGATCAAAGGAAATGATTAAATAAACACATTCAAACAGGAGAGAACTGTCTGTTAAATTTAAAATAAGGAAACATTTCTGGCATACCTGAGAGCATAACCAAGATACAATAGATACATCACTTCTATGCAATGCTGCGATAAATGCCTCCTCAAATTTCCGTTCAGAAATCAACCTTCCTAGCTCCTTTGTGGGGTCTAGAGGTGCCTCAACCTGATTTGCATAACAAAAATGCAGTTGTCACTACTACCATATAAATCAATAGTATGATATGATCCCTTTCGACAAAGAAGACCAGCAATAGTTAGCCAAGTTCCTACCTTTTCAGGAAGTAATGGACCATTGTTCAGTTGGATGGGCAGAGTACTCAATGTGCCTGAGTTTGTTCTTGAGGTTGCAAGTGACATTAGCTTTCTCTGACCCTCGAGCACTTCTCTGGTCAGGGTTTGAGTAACTGATGAGGCTGAATTAATGGAATCCTGCCAAAAACATCAAGGGAAATACCAACATTGAGATACAAAGACATTGGCAAGCCATATAAGGGTGTCATGACCAAAACTCAAAACCAATCACTCCTATTCAGCTCATACGAAATATATCACCCTGAGTTAACCTAAGAAACTAATAGTTTTAAGAAAAAGAATCTAGGACACAACCATACATTAAGCAGACATGAAAGTCACAAACCAGCCGACATATGCAGACCATGGCGGAAAGCCAAAAGTCCGACATACCAGCATTGGCAGACCATAGCGGAAAGCCAAAAATCCAACATACCAGCCAACATATGGCACCTCCATACTCTATGTTGTCAAAAGCCGCGATAGTATAGCATTGTCATGTCCAAACCCTTTAAGAGTAATGTTGTGTTCTTCATTGTCATGTCCCTGCTTACAAACAATCATTTTTTCTTCCtacttttagtttaattttggtaTGTTCTTTTCATCTTGTTGTATTATTGCTCTATATGTTAGGTTctataacttttttttattactaGGTTCTTTAACTAATAAGTATGAAAGTCTCTCTAACTTTGTATATTTtcctatttttgaatatttatgttTACTTGGTCAACTTCTTTTTCGTCTTTGCAATAGTAGCTATTCTGCTATCCCCTATACTGCTATAGCATTTTAGGAGGTTGGTGCCCAGCAAATGCTATCTAAGATTAACAACATGGCCCATCCTTCACAAATTGGCGATATCAGTTTTCCAAAAATCCACAACCGATATCTGCCGTGGCCGATATGTGCCAACACTGATGCTGGTGGTGTGAAGCCCCTAGTACACTCGAGAAAAGGCAGGCATAAATAGATGCAAAACTTATAATTGCAGAATATCTTCTTTTCAACTGCAACAGAAGATAGACTACTAAATTGCAATAAATATGCAATTATATCCAGATCTTTCTTGTTTCAGAGAGAGCATATCCCCATGTTCTCTCTTTCACTGTACTCTGCCATACATATAGACATAAAAAAAGACTTGGGTAACAGAGCGTTTCTAAGCAGAAGTGGAAGTAATTCAAGATATTTGGCAGTTTGAAACATCAAATATAAAACATCAGGGAAAAGATAGTCAACCCTAGCTCACTGTAggccaaaatattcttttttcttGTAAAAATTCGTCAAAATAAGCAACATTTAACATATTTTATTAAGGTGTAATGTTTTGAAATCCAAATTAGTTACTCTTCATTTTTTTTCCCGGCATTAATCTCTCTAATCATCTTCCAAGACTTATTAAATATCCATATCTCCCGTGAATAAAAGGTTCAAAATACCACTGAACTTTTTTCAAATGGCAAGGAGAAGGTTGCAACAAAAAGGCCCCAAATGAACAAGTATACTCAGTTACTCACCCTTAGAGTCATTGCCAATGAAGTAGGCCCAGATTCAAGTCGTTGCTGCACTGCATTTGAATGTTCAGCCATGCCTTTCTGGAATGTAGCATCCACTTGCTCAAACATGGTTTTACAGGAGATCTCAAATGCAGGAACCACCGATGTTTCAAAACTAGATTTCAGTGCATCCTACATATGGAATTATTTCATTCGTGAATAAAACCTACCTCATGAAATCACAAAAAGCACTGAATCcaactaaaaattaaaacaaaattcaaCTCATTTAAACTGAAATCAAGATTAGTGACATACCTGAAGCGCTTGTTTGGCAGTTGTCTGAAACTGTGCTTGGATCTGCCTAGCTACAGTAGTTTCGAGTTTTGAATTAACTGATTTATCAAGTTGATTCACTGCCTTGTCGCCCACTCCTCTCTAATACATAAAGTGCCAATTAGATCCCAGCAAGACAACTTCATTGTGTTCATTCTAATTTCTACTATTgtccaaaaaatatttaatttctacTCGTATAAAGGTCAAAGATGATGTACAAACCTGGAAGGATTCCACAATAGTAGAGGATATTATTTTCTCAATAGTAGGAGACATTGAACGAATTACAGCTTGCCCAACTGAAGCCATTTCCTTCTTTACAGTTTTCTCCACTATTGCTGGTAGATCCTTGTTCGTAAAGTTAGTAATCAAACCTGTAACATGTTGAATACGGTCTCGTAACAACTTTTCATTTTTTGCATTCTCCTCTTGAATTCTAGCCCACAAAGCATCAGCATTGGACTTAACAGCTTTTTCCATGCTTCTCCCTAGGGCTGCTTCAAGCCTTCTACCCTCTTTGGTAACTGGAACTGCAACCATCATTGTCATTTGTTTCTGCATCTCCTTTTGCATTGTCAATAACTGCCAAATAAGAAGACAATGGACTATTGATGAGTAAAATTTCCCAAATACACAATACAAATATGTAATGTTACTCAATTACATTTTGTTTATTGTCTgccattgaaaaaataaaagtagTGTACAACATAAACAATTTACACTGTCCTCAAGGCCTTGAGTGACATAAAGAAATAAAAGCTTACTTATTAATAAGAGAACCGTTACAAAAATTATATCTAAAATCTAAATACCTTCTAATGCATTAAAATATAGCAGTGCATTTATTAGCTGTGCATCGTGAACAGTAATTAACACATGAGCAATCACCTGATTGAGTGAATCTTGCATTGCCACAATTTGAGGCAAACCATTTTCAGTAGATGGGAGATTTGGAATTCCATTTGGCTCATTGGACGAATCAGTTGAATTGCATACACTTGGAGATGGGGAAGACGGGCCTGTTGGTTGAGGATTTTTACCTTTTTGTCTCTTTCCTTTTGAATTAGAAGAAGGTGAGGGTGGTACTACTGTTGATGTAGATGAGTCAGAAACCTTTTCATGGACATCTTTTGGCAAGTCTTGAAGTCCATCCTCGCCTGCATTAGAGGGTTGTGCCAGTGAATCCCCTCCAGTAGAATCAACTTGTCCGGATTCCTCTGTAATGTAAGTTTCCCCACCTATCGCACTAAATTCTCGGGCCACCTCAATGCCAAGATCAGAAGCCTGAGAGCAAAAGAATTTTTCTTTGCCATCAGAAACTGGGTTTTGTTGTGGCCCCTGCTttccaaattcatcattttgaTTAGGCCTTGCCTCACCTACCACTTTCACCTCTACTTCTGCATTACCCACATCCTGGATCTTATTTTCTACTTCATTCATTCTATCGATCATATTAGTCTCAGACGAGGAACTGGCTTTTGTAATCTCAGATGGTGTAACCAGATGAGTTGGTTGCTTAAACATGACAGAAGGGTTAAGTACACTAGAAATGTCATCCTGATTggttttattttcatcattctttGAATCACTATTCAATTGGTCGGACAAGTTCCGGTGAATGGTATCCATTTGTCTTTCAACTGAATAATCATTAACAGCTTGGTCCCCAACATGATCGCTCAAGTTAGATTGTGGACTCCTGAAATCAGAAAGCTTCCTGGACAACCTTGGGCTCAAAGGAAGAGGTGGAGAAGGAACACAAACAATGTTAGCATCACTACTAGAAGGAACCAACGGAACATTTTTAGTCTCAATATTTGAACTGCTGATTTCTCTAGAAACAGGTGCCTCAATATGACCCGAACTTAAAGGGTATCTTGCAACAAGACCACTCTCAGTGCTACTTGCTTGCATTGTTATTTTGGGAGTAGAACTGGGTAAAGGCATCTCAGATGTTCTACCCGCAGACGAGTCTAAAGAGGCGAACCCTTCAGCAATAATTGCATCTCGGGAAACATTGGAATCTACCCTATCTAGTCCCACATTTTCTAATGGCGGAGGCAAGCATTGTGCTAAATCCAAGGCATACTGCTGAATAGCCAGTGTCTGAACACAATAAACCTGAACAATATGTTCGCCATGAGGCAAAATATCACTAGTTCCGGTAAAACTCAGAATAGGCATGGTGACAGTAAACTCGGCTATATAATCCATGTGAGTTGATTCAGGATTAGGACCATATCCTAAGTGCACAGCATATATAGCATTCCTCTGTGCATTAGCAAGTAAAAGCAGACCTGCATAAGGCAATGCTGCAACTTGATTAAAGAATGCATCCTTAAGAGACGGCCCAGCTGAACTCTTCAACTCCAAAGTCTGAGTACATTTCCAAGATTCAGTATTGCTTGGGAGCAGCCAACCTTCTTCATTTGATGAGACCCAGAGTTTCACTTCCCGATTTTGTGGTCCCTACAAGTGGGTAATGtaaaaacaagtcaaacaaatatcACAAGATTA
Encoded proteins:
- the LOC131662252 gene encoding enhancer of mRNA-decapping protein 4-like gives rise to the protein MSNPNQPQPPTPFDMHSFFNPPNPNLNPSPNPIISSQFPPSAPSPPPSSSSSYPPPAGPFPPQPFPHHHNNLNNNSSNYPYDHLNNFPIHHRSLSFPTPPLQPPPSNPNPNAGARLMALLSAPPQQQQHQQLVSVSVPFTSDYAPAANLPSPSPAASITAANAAAAALIRLPSSKVPKGRHLIGDHVAYDVDVRLPGEVQPQLEVAPITKYGSDPNPILGRQIAVNKSYICYGLKQGNIRVLNIHTAVRSLLRGHTQRVTDLAFFAEDVHLLASVGTDGCVFVWKISEGPDDEDKPQITANIVIAIQIVGEEKVEHPQICWHCHKQEILIVGMGKHVLRIDTTKIGNGEAFVAEDPPKCPLDKLIDGVQLVGTHDGEVTDLSMCQWMTSRLVSASQDGTIKIWEDRKTQPLAILRPHDGHPVFSATFFTAPHQPNHIVLITAGPQNREVKLWVSSNEEGWLLPSNTESWKCTQTLELKSSAGPSLKDAFFNQVAALPYAGLLLLANAQRNAIYAVHLGYGPNPESTHMDYIAEFTVTMPILSFTGTSDILPHGEHIVQVYCVQTLAIQQYALDLAQCLPPPLENVGLDRVDSNVSRDAIIAEGFASLDSSAGRTSEMPLPSSTPKITMQASSTESGLVARYPLSSGHIEAPVSREISSSNIETKNVPLVPSSSDANIVCVPSPPLPLSPRLSRKLSDFRSPQSNLSDHVGDQAVNDYSVERQMDTIHRNLSDQLNSDSKNDENKTNQDDISSVLNPSVMFKQPTHLVTPSEITKASSSSETNMIDRMNEVENKIQDVGNAEVEVKVVGEARPNQNDEFGKQGPQQNPVSDGKEKFFCSQASDLGIEVAREFSAIGGETYITEESGQVDSTGGDSLAQPSNAGEDGLQDLPKDVHEKVSDSSTSTVVPPSPSSNSKGKRQKGKNPQPTGPSSPSPSVCNSTDSSNEPNGIPNLPSTENGLPQIVAMQDSLNQLLTMQKEMQKQMTMMVAVPVTKEGRRLEAALGRSMEKAVKSNADALWARIQEENAKNEKLLRDRIQHVTGLITNFTNKDLPAIVEKTVKKEMASVGQAVIRSMSPTIEKIISSTIVESFQRGVGDKAVNQLDKSVNSKLETTVARQIQAQFQTTAKQALQDALKSSFETSVVPAFEISCKTMFEQVDATFQKGMAEHSNAVQQRLESGPTSLAMTLRDSINSASSVTQTLTREVLEGQRKLMSLATSRTNSGTLSTLPIQLNNGPLLPEKVEAPLDPTKELGRLISERKFEEAFIAALHRSDVSIVSWLCSQVDLHRLLTMVPLPLSQGVVLSLLQQLACDINNDMSRKIAWMTDVATAINPSDPMITMHVRPIFEQVYQILNHQRSLPTISGADLSSTRLLLHVINSMLTTCK